The proteins below come from a single Mya arenaria isolate MELC-2E11 chromosome 6, ASM2691426v1 genomic window:
- the LOC128237777 gene encoding salivary glue protein Sgs-3-like: MIVEARPTSHLADHSHTTQTIVSHAQTIVTPRRPSSRTRRPSSPNADHRHAAQTIVTPRRPSSLTRRPSSPNADHRHAAQTIVPHEQTIVTPRRSSSRRTGHRHTAKIIVTPRRASSRTCIPSSQHPDHRHAAQIILTPHRSSTRRADHRHAAQSIVPHEHTIVITPRPSSDHEGHRHAAQTIVITRRPSSRRADHRHAAQTIVPHEHTMVTTPRPSSRRADHRHTTQIM, encoded by the coding sequence ATGATAGTTGAAGCAAGACCAACGTCACACCTAGCAGATCATAGTCACACCACACAGACCATCGTATCGCATGCGCAGACCATCGTCACACCACGAAGACCATCGTCCCGCACGCGCAGACCATCGTCCCCCAACGCAGATCATCGTCACGCCGCGCAGACCATCGTCACACCACGAAGACCATCGTCCCTCACGCGCAGACCATCGTCCCCAAACGCAGATCATCGTCACGCCGCGCAGACCATCGTCCCGCACGAGCAGACCATCGTCACGCCGCGCAGGTCATCGTCACGTCGCACAGGTCATCGTCACACCGCGAAGATCATCGTCACGCCGCGCAGAGCATCGTCCCGCACGTGCATACCATCGTCACAACACCCAGACCATCGTCACGCCGCGCAGATTATCCTCACGCCGCACAGATCATCGACACGCCGCGCAGATCATCGTCACGCCGCGCAGAGCATCGTCCCGCACGAGCATACCATCGTCATAACACCCAGACCATCGTCAGACCACGAAGGTCATCGTCACGCCGCGCAGACCATCGTCATAACACGCAGACCATCTTCACGCCGCGCAGATCATCGTCACGCCGCGCAGACCATCGTCCCGCACGAGCATACAATGGTCACAACACCCAGACCATCGTCACGCCGCGCAGATCATCGTCACACCACGCAGATCATGTAA